One window from the genome of Echinicola vietnamensis DSM 17526 encodes:
- the thiE gene encoding thiamine phosphate synthase, whose translation MHKISFPYRLYLVTDQQACLGRDFFWVLEEALKGGVELVQLREKSLSKEAFLTKALRVKSLCDRYEVPLIINDSLEVAKETSSYGVHIGQSDSSMKSAKDFLGSRFPVGLSLERMDELTADRTELAWYYGVSPVFSTPTKPDTRYEWGLSGLQKLRKATSKPLVAIGNINESNAGAVMKAGADCLAVVSAICSAAHPAKAAEAFRNEIEKAT comes from the coding sequence ATGCATAAGATTTCTTTTCCCTACAGGCTGTATTTGGTGACCGATCAGCAGGCCTGTTTGGGCAGGGATTTTTTTTGGGTGCTCGAAGAGGCCTTGAAGGGTGGAGTGGAGCTGGTCCAATTACGAGAAAAAAGCCTTTCCAAGGAAGCTTTTCTTACCAAGGCTTTGAGGGTAAAATCCCTTTGTGATCGGTATGAAGTTCCTCTGATCATCAATGATAGTTTGGAAGTGGCGAAGGAGACCTCTTCTTATGGTGTCCATATAGGGCAGTCTGATAGCAGTATGAAGTCTGCCAAAGACTTTTTAGGGAGCCGTTTTCCGGTAGGTTTGTCCTTGGAACGAATGGATGAACTTACGGCTGATAGGACTGAGTTGGCATGGTATTACGGGGTGAGCCCTGTTTTTTCAACCCCGACAAAACCTGATACACGCTACGAATGGGGCCTAAGTGGCCTACAAAAGCTTCGCAAAGCCACTTCGAAACCCTTAGTGGCCATTGGCAATATAAACGAAAGCAATGCGGGTGCGGTCATGAAAGCAGGGGCAGATTGCTTGGCAGTGGTATCTGCGATCTGCAGTGCAGCACATCCAGCAAAAGCAGCAGAAGCATTTCGGAATGAAATAGAAAAAGCAACATGA
- the tenA gene encoding thiaminase II, with translation MSWTSEAWEKITPLYDKIINMPFNQELQKGSLPKEVFKFYMAQDAFYLGEFGKALSTISGRFADLDRVLAFSEFAAGAIVVERALHESYFKELGLPDEVEPSPSCLLYTNYIRNQAGFANIEKAVAAILPCFWIYKAVGDHIYAQQDGSENPYKNWIDTYAGEEFATSVEKAIAITDQLAEEASPAAREEMFEAFEMASKLEWMFWDSAYRTEKWPI, from the coding sequence ATGAGCTGGACCAGTGAAGCTTGGGAAAAAATTACACCCCTTTATGACAAGATCATCAACATGCCGTTTAACCAAGAACTGCAAAAGGGGAGCCTTCCAAAGGAGGTGTTTAAATTCTACATGGCCCAAGATGCCTTTTATCTGGGGGAGTTTGGGAAAGCGCTGAGTACCATCAGCGGGCGTTTTGCCGACTTGGATAGGGTGCTGGCGTTCTCGGAATTTGCTGCAGGAGCCATTGTAGTGGAGCGAGCGCTTCACGAAAGTTATTTTAAGGAGCTGGGACTTCCGGACGAAGTAGAACCTTCCCCATCTTGCTTGCTCTACACCAACTATATCCGAAACCAAGCAGGATTTGCCAATATAGAAAAGGCTGTGGCGGCCATTTTGCCATGCTTTTGGATTTATAAAGCGGTAGGAGATCATATTTATGCACAGCAAGACGGTAGTGAAAATCCCTATAAAAACTGGATAGATACTTATGCCGGGGAGGAATTTGCAACTTCTGTCGAAAAGGCAATCGCAATTACCGATCAGTTGGCAGAAGAGGCCAGTCCAGCAGCGCGGGAAGAAATGTTTGAGGCTTTTGAGATGGCGTCCAAGCTGGAATGGATGTTTTGGGACAGTGCTTACCGCACTGAAAAATGGCCGATTTAG
- a CDS encoding endonuclease/exonuclease/phosphatase family protein, protein MRHLSFTILLLLAALQLSAQQTTLTLMSYNIYHGEQAYDKGHPNLDDIAQLIRDIDPDFVALQEVDSMTQRTAKIYDNTPVDLAEALANRTGMYGYFAKAIDFSNGGYGEGLLSKHPAKMHKIDLPTPQGGEGRAMALATYTLENGGQITFGATHLCHQFDSNRVAQTDAIVNYLQGIKGAVVVAGDLNFNPTEKPYSIIGKDFIDAAADFGDPRPTIPFDDPTTRIDYIWLSKNVQWEIKEVKVIPVDFSDHMPVVVKVVLKE, encoded by the coding sequence ATGAGACACCTATCTTTTACAATATTACTCCTATTAGCAGCCCTTCAGCTAAGCGCGCAACAAACCACGCTTACGCTGATGAGCTATAACATTTACCATGGAGAACAAGCATACGACAAGGGACATCCAAATTTGGACGATATAGCCCAGCTGATCCGGGACATTGACCCCGACTTTGTGGCTTTACAGGAGGTGGACAGCATGACCCAACGTACTGCAAAAATTTATGACAACACCCCTGTAGACTTGGCAGAAGCACTCGCCAATCGCACGGGAATGTACGGCTATTTTGCCAAAGCCATTGACTTCAGCAATGGGGGATATGGAGAAGGGCTTTTGAGCAAGCACCCGGCAAAAATGCACAAAATCGACCTGCCCACACCACAAGGCGGAGAAGGCAGGGCAATGGCATTGGCCACCTATACGCTTGAAAACGGCGGTCAAATCACCTTTGGCGCTACCCATCTTTGCCACCAATTTGACTCCAACAGGGTGGCTCAGACCGATGCAATTGTCAACTACCTCCAAGGCATAAAAGGTGCCGTAGTGGTAGCTGGAGACCTTAACTTCAACCCTACTGAAAAGCCATATTCCATCATTGGAAAGGACTTCATAGATGCTGCAGCTGATTTTGGAGACCCTAGACCCACCATTCCCTTTGACGATCCCACTACAAGGATCGACTATATTTGGCTGTCCAAGAATGTGCAGTGGGAAATAAAAGAAGTAAAAGTGATTCCGGTAGATTTTAGCGACCACATGCCAGTGGTCGTAAAAGTAGTGCTAAAAGAATAA
- a CDS encoding IS982 family transposase, which yields MTLTDSKITEIFYLIDEFCIQFEKSTEKHILGNRPKRRPRMSLSEVITIMVMFHTGGFRNMKHFYLYFIKVHKKHLFPQTVSYNRFVELMQSATLPMTIFLKTCCLGEGTGIAFIDSTPIRVCKNKRIKRNKVFKDIAQVGKSTMGYFFGFKLHLVINDKGELLNFVVTQANVDDREPLRNKSFVNNLKGKLYADKGYVSKDLTELLFSDGLHLIANIRNNMKNVLMEMKDKIMLRKRSVIETVNDELKNMCQIEHSRHRSFGNFITNMISGLIAYSFFPKKPAIKYQTVQTNQIALF from the coding sequence ATGACCTTAACTGACTCCAAAATTACCGAAATTTTCTATCTTATCGATGAATTCTGCATCCAATTTGAAAAATCCACTGAAAAACATATTCTTGGAAACAGGCCCAAGAGAAGGCCCAGAATGAGCCTGAGCGAAGTCATTACCATTATGGTGATGTTCCATACCGGGGGATTCCGAAACATGAAACACTTTTATCTCTATTTTATCAAAGTCCATAAAAAACACCTTTTCCCCCAGACCGTTTCCTACAACAGGTTTGTTGAACTGATGCAATCCGCCACCCTTCCGATGACTATATTCCTGAAAACCTGTTGTTTAGGAGAGGGGACAGGTATTGCGTTTATCGACTCAACTCCGATCAGGGTATGCAAAAACAAAAGGATAAAAAGGAACAAGGTTTTCAAAGATATTGCCCAGGTGGGCAAATCCACCATGGGATATTTCTTCGGCTTCAAGCTCCACCTGGTCATCAATGACAAAGGGGAGCTGTTAAACTTTGTGGTCACCCAGGCCAATGTTGATGACAGGGAGCCGCTTAGGAACAAAAGTTTCGTAAATAACCTAAAGGGGAAATTATATGCGGACAAAGGCTATGTTTCAAAGGATTTGACCGAATTGTTGTTTTCAGACGGGCTTCACCTAATTGCCAATATTAGGAATAATATGAAGAATGTCCTTATGGAAATGAAGGACAAAATCATGCTCAGAAAACGATCTGTTATTGAAACGGTAAATGATGAATTGAAAAACATGTGTCAGATCGAACATTCCAGGCACCGCTCTTTTGGAAATTTCATCACCAACATGATTTCAGGACTCATTGCCTACTCATTTTTCCCTAAAAAGCCCGCAATCAAATACCAAACAGTCCAAACTAACCAAATAGCCCTGTTTTAA
- the agaR gene encoding transcriptional repressor AgaR, with protein sequence MKKTAQRRSRILEVLDEHGQVNVSELSKALGVSEVTIRNDLANLERNKLLVRAHGGAFKTNNMALPVTEKKKINLDLKRKIGKKAVSMIEENDSIILDSGTTTFEISNNLSKFERLTVISNALDIVNNLASYDNLDVMMPGGFLKEFSMSLVGPMAERNLKQLHCNKMFLGVDGIKADVGVFTHYMEEAYLNQIMIDIAEEVIVVSDSTKFKKIGLAFIAGFNKVHKVITDDRIETEHVKMLERNNVEVIIAG encoded by the coding sequence ATGAAAAAGACGGCACAGCGAAGGTCTAGAATCTTGGAGGTTTTGGATGAGCATGGACAGGTGAATGTCAGCGAGCTAAGCAAAGCCCTTGGCGTGAGTGAAGTGACGATTCGAAATGATTTGGCCAACTTGGAAAGAAATAAACTTTTGGTGCGGGCTCATGGTGGTGCATTTAAGACCAATAATATGGCGCTTCCGGTTACAGAAAAGAAAAAAATAAACCTGGATCTTAAGCGTAAGATTGGTAAAAAAGCGGTGTCGATGATTGAGGAGAATGACTCTATTATCTTGGATTCAGGGACCACCACTTTTGAGATTTCCAATAACCTGTCCAAGTTTGAACGGCTGACAGTCATCAGTAACGCCTTAGACATTGTCAATAATCTGGCCAGCTACGATAACCTCGATGTGATGATGCCGGGAGGTTTTCTAAAGGAGTTTTCCATGTCTTTGGTCGGTCCCATGGCAGAGCGAAACCTGAAGCAGCTACATTGTAACAAAATGTTTTTGGGGGTAGATGGGATCAAGGCAGATGTGGGTGTGTTTACGCATTATATGGAGGAAGCTTACCTGAATCAGATCATGATTGATATAGCAGAGGAGGTGATCGTGGTGTCAGATTCGACGAAGTTTAAAAAAATAGGATTGGCTTTTATCGCCGGTTTTAACAAAGTCCACAAGGTAATTACTGACGACCGAATTGAAACAGAGCACGTGAAAATGCTCGAAAGAAATAATGTGGAAGTGATTATAGCAGGGTGA
- a CDS encoding LLM class flavin-dependent oxidoreductase encodes MKQSKPLDEVAFSVLDLAIIKEQHDAADAFERSLDLAKHTEKWGYKRFWLAEHHNMVSVGSSATAVLIGHIAGGTRHIRVGSGGIMLPNHAPLMVAEQFGTLASLYPDRIDLGLGRAPGTDQTTARALRRDRLETVEEFPRDLEELQLYLSDDNIDGKVRAIPGEGLDIPIYLLGSSMSSARLAAKKGLPYAFASHFAPAQFLDAIRYYREHFEPSEYLKSPYVISCVNVIAAETDEKAHQMATSFYQMALGIVRRKSYPLRPPVDTMEGIWTEAEAAAINQMMACSFVGDATSVRGELEHFQEITQVDEIMVCSHIYDHGERLRSYELAASCFKKKLVTP; translated from the coding sequence ATGAAACAAAGTAAACCACTGGATGAGGTAGCCTTTTCCGTACTGGATCTGGCTATTATCAAGGAGCAGCATGATGCAGCTGATGCATTCGAAAGGAGCTTAGACCTGGCTAAGCATACCGAGAAATGGGGATATAAACGGTTTTGGTTGGCAGAGCATCACAATATGGTCAGTGTCGGCAGTTCAGCGACAGCGGTGTTGATCGGACATATAGCAGGAGGTACCCGACACATCCGTGTAGGTTCAGGTGGGATCATGCTGCCAAACCACGCACCATTGATGGTAGCAGAGCAATTTGGCACTTTGGCGTCTCTCTATCCTGATCGGATAGACCTTGGCTTGGGCCGGGCACCGGGCACGGATCAGACCACGGCCAGGGCATTGAGAAGAGACCGGTTGGAAACCGTAGAGGAATTTCCACGAGATTTGGAGGAGTTACAGCTTTACCTTTCTGATGACAATATAGATGGTAAGGTAAGGGCCATTCCGGGAGAAGGACTGGATATTCCCATTTACCTTTTGGGAAGTAGCATGAGCAGTGCTAGGCTCGCTGCTAAAAAAGGATTGCCATATGCCTTTGCCAGCCATTTTGCCCCCGCCCAGTTTTTGGATGCCATTCGCTATTACCGAGAGCATTTCGAGCCTTCTGAATATTTGAAAAGCCCCTATGTGATTTCCTGTGTCAATGTGATTGCTGCCGAAACAGATGAAAAGGCCCATCAGATGGCCACTTCATTTTATCAAATGGCCTTGGGGATCGTACGAAGGAAATCCTATCCATTACGACCTCCGGTGGATACCATGGAGGGGATTTGGACAGAAGCTGAAGCAGCAGCCATCAACCAGATGATGGCTTGTAGTTTTGTGGGCGATGCTACCTCTGTACGGGGGGAATTGGAGCATTTTCAGGAAATCACCCAAGTGGATGAAATCATGGTCTGTTCACATATTTATGATCATGGCGAGCGGCTAAGATCCTATGAATTGGCGGCTTCGTGTTTTAAAAAGAAATTGGTCACACCGTGA
- the thiD gene encoding bifunctional hydroxymethylpyrimidine kinase/phosphomethylpyrimidine kinase, protein MNDKIKTYLPVLTIAGSDSGGGAGIQADLKTFSALGCFGTSVITATTAQNTQGVRSIHDIPEQHIQDQLEAVLSDIGPKAIKIGMINRPEVVRVIVEALRRYPDIPVVFDPVMVATSGDRLIKEETVEVIKQELFPVSNVITPNMDEAAVLIGKAVNDPQEMEKAAQTLLGYGSGFVLVKGGHLQGDQVSDVLCGDGQTHVFESAKIKTKNVHGTGCTLSSAIAVFLAEGQEVRQAVASARNYVFQAIDAGKAVKTGQGSGPLNHFYYPKKMIIHELDQ, encoded by the coding sequence ATGAACGATAAAATCAAAACCTATTTGCCTGTCCTGACCATTGCTGGCTCAGACAGCGGTGGCGGAGCAGGGATCCAAGCAGACCTCAAGACATTTTCTGCTTTGGGGTGCTTCGGTACCAGTGTCATTACGGCTACTACTGCCCAAAATACCCAAGGAGTAAGAAGTATCCATGACATCCCCGAGCAGCATATCCAAGACCAGTTGGAAGCAGTGCTTTCGGATATTGGGCCGAAGGCCATAAAAATAGGCATGATCAACCGGCCTGAAGTGGTTAGGGTGATCGTGGAAGCCTTGAGGAGGTATCCCGATATTCCAGTGGTCTTTGATCCAGTGATGGTGGCTACCAGCGGTGACCGTTTGATTAAGGAAGAAACCGTGGAGGTCATCAAACAGGAATTGTTTCCGGTTTCCAATGTGATTACCCCAAACATGGACGAGGCGGCCGTCCTTATCGGCAAAGCGGTCAATGATCCGCAGGAAATGGAGAAGGCTGCCCAAACGCTCTTAGGTTACGGATCAGGCTTCGTCTTGGTCAAGGGAGGACACCTCCAAGGGGATCAGGTGTCTGATGTGCTTTGTGGGGATGGACAGACTCATGTTTTTGAAAGTGCAAAAATCAAAACAAAAAATGTTCACGGAACAGGCTGCACCCTTTCATCCGCCATCGCCGTGTTTTTGGCCGAAGGACAGGAAGTCAGGCAAGCTGTGGCGTCGGCGAGAAACTATGTTTTTCAAGCCATCGATGCGGGTAAAGCAGTCAAAACAGGCCAAGGAAGTGGGCCTTTAAATCACTTCTATTATCCGAAAAAAATGATTATTCATGAGCTGGACCAGTGA
- the thiM gene encoding hydroxyethylthiazole kinase, translating to MKESVINNLKTLREKGPLVQSITNYVVMNNTANALLAVGASPIMAHAKLEMADMVKIVHALVVNIGTLDEFWVDSMLLAAKEANERNTPWVLDPVGAGATPYRNETLTRLLTFKPTIIRGNASEIMALAKANVQTKGVDSTHSSDEALAYGKQLSKETAAVVCISGETDYIIDGERLTKVKNGHALMGKVTGMGCTATALIAAFAGITSDPYLATVAGMTTMGLAGEIAARKAEGPGTLQLYLYDALYHLKESEVKQWAKLEESHA from the coding sequence ATGAAGGAATCTGTAATAAACAATCTGAAAACACTGAGAGAAAAAGGCCCTTTGGTACAGAGCATTACCAATTATGTGGTCATGAACAATACGGCCAATGCGCTATTGGCTGTAGGCGCCTCTCCGATCATGGCTCATGCCAAGCTGGAGATGGCGGACATGGTCAAAATCGTTCATGCATTAGTGGTCAATATCGGTACATTGGATGAGTTTTGGGTGGATAGCATGTTGCTGGCAGCCAAAGAAGCCAATGAGCGAAACACCCCTTGGGTCCTGGATCCGGTGGGAGCTGGTGCCACCCCCTATCGAAACGAGACCTTGACGAGGCTGTTGACTTTTAAACCGACCATTATTCGAGGAAATGCTTCCGAAATCATGGCTTTGGCCAAAGCAAATGTGCAGACAAAGGGAGTGGACAGTACCCATTCTTCTGATGAGGCATTGGCATATGGCAAGCAACTTTCCAAAGAAACGGCAGCCGTCGTATGCATATCTGGAGAGACGGACTATATCATTGATGGGGAGAGGCTGACCAAAGTCAAGAACGGCCATGCATTGATGGGGAAAGTTACGGGAATGGGCTGCACCGCCACTGCGCTGATAGCAGCTTTTGCGGGCATTACCAGCGATCCCTATTTGGCCACGGTCGCGGGGATGACCACTATGGGCTTGGCCGGAGAAATAGCCGCCCGAAAAGCAGAAGGTCCCGGGACACTCCAGCTGTACCTATACGATGCACTTTACCATCTCAAAGAAAGTGAAGTGAAGCAATGGGCAAAACTGGAAGAAAGCCATGCATAA
- a CDS encoding sulfite oxidase, with the protein MKNKQTPSAGSRRKFLRNSALATIATAVGAKVVFASSMPEGYIPVVLQDDDPYKLFNKDKGLIVLNNKPWNIESQPHLLDDKVTPADKMFIRNNGLIPESLDEGTWELVFDGEAVASPKTYSLKTLKEKFEHFTYQLTLECGGNGRSEFYPPASGNQWKTGAVSCASWTGVRLRDVLEDVGITDQAVYIGYHSADTHLSGNPDKAPISRGVPIAKALQEETLLAFEMNGGPIPLAHGFPLRLVAGGFPASASGKWLKGISVRDKVHDGAKMAAPSYRVPCKSVAPGEEVAEEDMCIIESMPVKSLITYPKSGAMIGLGDSLEVRGHAWAGELSVSELHVSIDFGATWRACKLDPPVNRLAWQHFSTTLSFPEEGYYEVWAKATDSNGVSQPMVVPGWNPKGYLNNACHRIAVKVG; encoded by the coding sequence ATGAAAAATAAACAAACCCCTTCTGCGGGAAGTAGAAGGAAATTTTTGAGAAACAGTGCACTAGCGACCATTGCCACGGCGGTAGGGGCCAAGGTGGTGTTCGCCTCATCCATGCCGGAAGGGTACATTCCGGTAGTATTGCAGGATGATGATCCCTATAAGCTTTTTAACAAAGATAAAGGGCTCATTGTCCTCAACAATAAGCCTTGGAACATAGAGTCACAGCCCCACTTGCTTGATGATAAGGTGACGCCAGCAGATAAGATGTTTATCCGCAACAATGGTTTAATACCAGAATCCCTTGATGAAGGCACTTGGGAGTTAGTGTTTGATGGGGAGGCAGTGGCTTCTCCCAAAACGTATTCACTGAAAACACTGAAGGAGAAATTTGAGCATTTTACTTACCAGCTCACCTTGGAATGTGGCGGGAATGGGCGCAGTGAGTTTTATCCCCCTGCCAGTGGAAACCAGTGGAAGACAGGAGCCGTATCTTGTGCTTCATGGACCGGAGTGAGGTTAAGGGATGTCTTGGAAGATGTGGGAATAACCGATCAAGCTGTTTACATCGGGTATCATTCTGCCGATACCCACTTGAGTGGCAACCCCGACAAAGCCCCCATTTCCCGAGGGGTTCCCATCGCCAAGGCACTGCAAGAGGAGACCTTGCTGGCCTTTGAGATGAATGGAGGGCCTATTCCCTTGGCACATGGATTTCCACTTCGCTTGGTGGCGGGCGGTTTTCCTGCATCTGCTTCTGGGAAGTGGTTAAAGGGAATTTCGGTGAGGGATAAGGTGCATGACGGGGCCAAAATGGCGGCTCCTTCATATCGTGTTCCCTGCAAGTCCGTGGCACCGGGAGAAGAGGTGGCCGAAGAAGACATGTGTATCATAGAGTCGATGCCTGTAAAATCGCTGATCACCTATCCCAAGAGTGGTGCAATGATCGGATTAGGCGATTCGCTGGAGGTGCGGGGGCATGCCTGGGCAGGGGAGCTGTCGGTCAGTGAGCTGCATGTTTCCATTGACTTTGGTGCCACCTGGAGGGCCTGTAAGCTTGATCCTCCCGTCAATCGATTGGCATGGCAACACTTCAGCACCACGCTTTCATTTCCGGAAGAGGGGTATTATGAAGTATGGGCGAAGGCCACGGACAGTAATGGTGTGAGTCAGCCGATGGTCGTTCCTGGATGGAACCCAAAAGGATATTTAAATAATGCATGTCACCGGATCGCGGTAAAAGTAGGGTAG
- a CDS encoding fasciclin domain-containing protein yields MKTAKTKFPTLLMLFSVWMFLMACNDDDDPVPMEEDDIVDVVMASSNFTVLESAVVEADLVTTLKGDGPFTVFAPTDAAFTAFLDDTNMTAEDLLGSPSLADVLTYHVLAGEVMATDVSAGEVSTVNGASFYVSEDVEGKFWINGSAMVTDTDITASNGVIHALDYVIMPPSQSIAEIAVGMTTAATPEFTHLVGALQRANLVDAVSGDEGDLTVFAPTDAAFQALYDTNPDWNDFNDIPMETLTAVLTAHVVPARAFSQDLRTGTSLTPLNTDASLEVDLGAGTVGGAALNTSMLNIHATNGVIHVINDVILP; encoded by the coding sequence ATGAAAACCGCAAAGACTAAGTTCCCTACCCTTTTAATGCTTTTCTCCGTATGGATGTTTCTGATGGCCTGTAACGATGATGATGATCCGGTACCCATGGAGGAAGACGATATCGTGGATGTTGTCATGGCGAGTAGCAATTTTACTGTATTGGAATCGGCGGTAGTGGAGGCCGATTTGGTGACCACGCTGAAAGGAGACGGACCCTTTACTGTATTTGCTCCGACAGATGCAGCTTTTACTGCATTTTTAGATGATACCAATATGACTGCAGAGGACTTATTAGGGAGCCCTAGTTTAGCGGATGTGTTGACCTATCATGTGCTGGCTGGAGAAGTGATGGCGACAGATGTGAGTGCCGGAGAGGTAAGTACTGTAAACGGTGCCAGTTTCTATGTCAGCGAAGATGTGGAGGGTAAATTTTGGATCAATGGCTCAGCCATGGTGACGGATACAGATATCACTGCATCCAATGGCGTGATCCATGCTTTGGATTATGTGATCATGCCTCCTTCCCAGTCAATAGCAGAAATTGCGGTGGGAATGACCACGGCTGCTACTCCTGAATTCACCCATTTGGTAGGAGCGCTTCAACGCGCCAATTTGGTGGATGCCGTTAGTGGTGACGAGGGCGATCTAACCGTTTTTGCTCCAACAGATGCAGCTTTTCAAGCGCTATATGACACCAATCCTGATTGGAACGATTTTAATGATATCCCAATGGAAACCTTGACGGCTGTCCTTACGGCTCATGTGGTGCCGGCGAGGGCTTTTTCCCAGGATTTAAGAACGGGGACTTCCCTCACTCCATTAAATACGGACGCCTCGCTTGAAGTGGACTTGGGAGCAGGTACTGTGGGAGGAGCCGCCCTGAATACTAGTATGCTGAATATTCATGCCACCAATGGTGTTATCCATGTCATTAACGATGTGATATTGCCTTGA
- a CDS encoding beta-N-acetylhexosaminidase, which translates to MLIKKITIAFLALFIFKSLHAQEAEQELSVIPKPAEITKKEGNFLLTESAYILAKTDHSRKSADIFNNFLLKLHGFTLPVSALEQDRPSISLSVLPEKNETDESYHLEVNQDNITISGSEKGIFYGLQTSLQLINKIDGTCLIPAVSIKDKPAFDYRGIMLDVGRHFFEVAEIKKMIDLMAYFKFNKMHWHLTEDQGWRLEIKKYPKLTEIGAWRDSTIIGQYWDYDPFIYDGQKHGGYYTQEEAKEIVRYASDRMITVIPEIELPGHSSAALAAYPEFGSFKMDGHEPKDGKPLTGSVMAMNEKGEPYDNDLNTTVPGFWGVHPNIYGAKEETFKFLEDVLTEVMEIFPSEYIHIGGDEAPKDHWKTSSISQDLIKKENLNDEHELQSYFITRIETFLNENGRKLIGWDEILEGGLAPNATVMSWRGEKGGIAAARMNHDVIMTPNSHMYFDHYQAEDKSTEPLAIGGFLPLDKVYDYSPRPEALTPEQQNHILGVQANLWTEYIATNHKLEYHLFPRALALAEVAWTEKLQKDYLEFTSHRLPKRLAELAQLQVFYRVPEAKVSFSTDDQSGRKLVTIQPLVKDSKVYFTVDGHKADQTANLYTGTFPAPIVGPEQDSLTLRYIVITPDGRSSNEFSISIPK; encoded by the coding sequence ATGCTCATCAAAAAAATAACCATCGCCTTTCTGGCGTTATTCATATTCAAAAGCCTTCATGCACAAGAAGCGGAGCAGGAGCTTTCAGTCATTCCAAAGCCAGCGGAAATCACCAAAAAAGAAGGAAACTTCCTACTCACTGAAAGTGCCTATATTCTAGCCAAAACCGACCATTCAAGAAAATCAGCAGACATATTCAATAATTTCCTACTCAAACTTCACGGCTTTACTTTACCGGTATCCGCACTAGAGCAGGACAGGCCATCCATCAGCTTATCCGTTTTGCCTGAAAAAAACGAGACTGACGAAAGCTACCATTTGGAAGTAAACCAGGACAATATCACCATTTCTGGTTCCGAAAAAGGAATATTCTACGGGCTTCAAACCAGCCTACAGCTGATCAACAAGATAGATGGCACGTGCCTCATCCCTGCAGTTTCCATCAAAGACAAACCAGCGTTTGACTATAGGGGCATCATGTTGGATGTAGGGCGTCACTTTTTCGAGGTAGCAGAAATAAAAAAGATGATCGACCTGATGGCCTATTTTAAATTCAATAAAATGCACTGGCACCTCACAGAGGACCAAGGCTGGAGATTGGAGATCAAAAAGTACCCCAAACTTACAGAGATAGGAGCTTGGCGTGATTCTACCATCATCGGACAATACTGGGACTACGATCCTTTCATTTATGACGGACAAAAACACGGAGGGTACTACACCCAAGAAGAAGCAAAGGAAATCGTCCGTTATGCTTCAGATCGAATGATCACGGTCATTCCTGAGATCGAACTCCCCGGACACAGTTCCGCAGCCCTAGCAGCCTATCCAGAATTTGGCAGTTTTAAAATGGATGGACACGAACCAAAAGACGGCAAACCCTTAACAGGATCCGTCATGGCCATGAACGAAAAGGGGGAACCCTATGACAACGACCTCAACACCACTGTTCCCGGATTCTGGGGTGTACATCCCAACATATATGGCGCAAAAGAGGAGACTTTCAAATTCCTGGAAGATGTCCTTACGGAAGTGATGGAGATCTTTCCAAGCGAATACATCCACATCGGCGGAGATGAAGCCCCTAAAGACCACTGGAAAACCTCTTCTATTTCCCAAGACCTTATCAAAAAAGAAAACCTGAATGATGAACATGAGCTACAGAGTTATTTCATTACTAGGATAGAAACCTTCCTGAACGAAAACGGGAGGAAGCTCATTGGCTGGGATGAAATTCTGGAAGGCGGGCTAGCGCCAAACGCTACCGTCATGAGCTGGAGAGGTGAAAAAGGCGGAATCGCCGCGGCCAGAATGAACCATGATGTCATCATGACCCCAAACAGCCACATGTACTTTGACCATTATCAGGCGGAAGATAAAAGCACCGAGCCATTGGCAATAGGCGGTTTCCTTCCCCTTGACAAGGTTTATGATTACTCCCCACGACCAGAAGCATTGACTCCTGAGCAGCAAAACCATATCCTCGGGGTACAAGCCAACCTGTGGACAGAATACATTGCCACAAACCACAAATTGGAATATCACCTTTTCCCCAGGGCATTGGCATTGGCTGAAGTGGCCTGGACGGAAAAACTTCAAAAGGACTATCTCGAATTCACCAGCCACCGACTTCCCAAAAGACTGGCAGAGCTAGCGCAACTCCAAGTGTTTTATCGTGTCCCGGAGGCCAAGGTCAGCTTTTCCACTGACGACCAATCCGGCCGTAAACTGGTGACCATCCAACCTTTGGTAAAAGACAGTAAAGTATATTTCACCGTCGACGGACACAAAGCAGATCAAACGGCCAACCTTTACACGGGAACCTTCCCTGCACCTATCGTTGGCCCTGAGCAGGACAGTTTAACCTTACGCTATATTGTCATCACCCCAGATGGAAGATCAAGCAACGAGTTTTCGATCAGCATACCTAAATAA